The Devosia sp. MC521 genome has a segment encoding these proteins:
- the motA gene encoding flagellar motor stator protein MotA — MRLILGTIVVFACVLGSYYMMGGHVEVLWQPWEFVIILGAALGAFIIANGAPVLKAVPGMFGSLFKGPKYDKTAYLELLGMQYAMFKIVQQKGILGIESHIEDPHNSTLFNAFPTFAKNHHAVQFVCDYMRMVTMGANNVHEIEALMDEELETHHQEQERNVTAMQALADGTPALGIVAAVLGVIKTMGAITEPPEVLGHLIGGALVGTFFGVFVAYGFFAPFTQSLRATYESEGKYFLSLKVGMLAHINGQPPVMAIEFARKALMSEVRPTFNEVEASTANLPATS, encoded by the coding sequence ATGCGTCTTATCTTGGGAACCATCGTCGTTTTTGCCTGCGTTTTGGGCAGCTATTATATGATGGGTGGACATGTCGAGGTTCTGTGGCAACCTTGGGAATTCGTGATCATTCTGGGTGCTGCGCTTGGTGCCTTCATCATTGCTAACGGCGCGCCTGTATTGAAGGCCGTGCCGGGCATGTTTGGCTCGCTGTTTAAGGGCCCAAAATACGACAAGACCGCATATCTGGAACTGCTCGGCATGCAGTATGCCATGTTTAAGATCGTCCAGCAGAAGGGCATCTTGGGTATCGAGTCCCATATTGAAGACCCGCACAATTCCACGCTTTTCAACGCGTTCCCAACTTTTGCCAAGAACCATCACGCAGTGCAGTTCGTGTGTGACTACATGCGCATGGTGACGATGGGCGCAAACAATGTGCACGAAATTGAAGCGTTGATGGATGAGGAACTGGAAACCCACCATCAGGAACAAGAGCGCAATGTGACTGCGATGCAGGCATTGGCCGATGGTACACCAGCTCTCGGGATCGTTGCGGCCGTTTTGGGCGTGATCAAGACCATGGGCGCGATTACCGAGCCGCCAGAAGTTTTGGGTCACCTGATCGGCGGCGCGCTGGTTGGTACCTTCTTCGGCGTGTTCGTTGCTTATGGCTTCTTTGCACCGTTCACCCAGTCCCTGCGCGCGACCTATGAGTCGGAAGGCAAGTACTTCCTGTCGCTCAAGGTTGGTATGCTGGCTCATATCAATGGTCAGCCGCCAGTGATGGCGATTGAATTTGCCCGTAAGGCGCTGATGAGTGAAGTTCGTCCGACCTTCAACGAAGTTGAAGCGTCCACAGCTAACCTGCCGGCGACCAGCTAA
- the yghU gene encoding glutathione-dependent disulfide-bond oxidoreductase has protein sequence MSDAEYVPPKVWKWDQSNGGAFASTNRPTAGATHDAVLPRGKHKFQLHSLATPNGQKVSIMLEELLAAGHDAEYDAWLINIGKGDQFGSGFVEVNPNSKIPAMWDYSGAEPIALFESGSILVHLAEKFGAFYPKDPAKRAQVMNWLMWQMGSAPFVGGGFGHFYAYAPVKLEYPINRYAMETKRQLDVLDKQLAKNKFIAGEDYSIADIAIFPWYGGMVLNRSYNAGEFLDVGIYTNVIRWAKEIDAREPVKRGRCVNTAWGPEDEMLAERHSAADIDRVLAIRKERGTI, from the coding sequence ATGTCTGATGCAGAATATGTGCCGCCAAAAGTCTGGAAGTGGGATCAAAGCAATGGTGGGGCTTTTGCCAGCACCAATCGCCCAACGGCGGGCGCGACCCATGACGCTGTCTTGCCGCGCGGGAAGCACAAGTTCCAGCTCCACTCGCTCGCGACGCCAAATGGTCAGAAGGTCTCTATCATGCTCGAAGAGCTGCTGGCGGCGGGGCATGACGCGGAATATGACGCCTGGCTGATTAATATCGGCAAGGGTGATCAGTTCGGTTCGGGCTTTGTTGAGGTCAACCCCAACAGCAAGATCCCGGCGATGTGGGACTACTCAGGCGCGGAGCCCATCGCTCTGTTTGAGAGCGGGTCTATCCTCGTGCATCTGGCAGAAAAGTTTGGGGCGTTTTACCCAAAGGACCCAGCTAAACGCGCGCAAGTGATGAACTGGCTGATGTGGCAGATGGGCAGTGCGCCTTTTGTTGGTGGCGGGTTCGGGCATTTCTATGCCTATGCACCGGTAAAGCTTGAGTATCCGATCAATCGCTATGCGATGGAAACCAAGCGCCAGCTCGACGTGCTCGATAAGCAGTTGGCCAAGAACAAGTTCATCGCGGGCGAGGACTATTCGATCGCCGACATCGCCATTTTCCCTTGGTATGGCGGCATGGTGTTGAACCGGTCTTACAATGCCGGCGAATTTTTGGATGTGGGCATCTACACCAATGTTATCCGCTGGGCCAAAGAGATCGACGCACGCGAGCCGGTCAAGCGCGGGCGCTGCGTGAACACTGCTTGGGGTCCGGAAGATGAAATGCTGGCCGAGCGCCACTCTGCAGCGGACATTGACCGCGTTTTGGCTATCCGCAAAGAGCGCGGCACAATCTAA
- a CDS encoding class I SAM-dependent RNA methyltransferase — protein sequence MTTSLLEIYLVATPGLEAPLAQEAVQAGFIDAKVTDGGVTFMGTWGDVWRANLTLRGATRVLVRLTNFRAMHLAQLDKRSRKLPWAEWLQPNVPITVEASCKRSRIYHAGAAAQRVATAITETIGTPIAEEATLRIMVRIEDDLVTISVDTTGESLHKRGFKEAVNKAPMRETMAAMFLRQCGFDGSEPILDPMCGSGTFPIEAAEIAAGLLPGRARSFAFEQLPGFKPKAWAELRAAVPPSKSTDIRFYGSDRDAGAIRMAGENAERSSVSALTIFEQKNIEDLAPPCEQPGLIIVNPPYGSRIGQKGPLIAVHKTLGTVLKTRFKGWRVGIITADKQLAQATGLKFEPQLPTVLHGGIRVALYRTAPLT from the coding sequence ATGACCACCTCCCTCCTTGAAATCTATCTCGTCGCCACGCCGGGCCTTGAAGCCCCACTTGCTCAAGAAGCCGTGCAAGCGGGCTTTATTGACGCCAAAGTCACTGATGGCGGCGTTACTTTCATGGGGACGTGGGGCGATGTTTGGCGCGCCAATCTCACCCTGCGCGGCGCCACCCGCGTGCTGGTGCGCCTCACCAATTTCCGCGCCATGCACTTGGCGCAGCTCGATAAGCGTTCACGCAAACTCCCTTGGGCCGAATGGCTCCAGCCCAATGTTCCCATCACAGTTGAAGCCAGCTGCAAGCGTTCGCGGATTTATCACGCCGGGGCCGCCGCCCAACGCGTCGCCACCGCGATCACGGAAACCATCGGCACGCCCATCGCCGAAGAGGCAACTCTTCGCATCATGGTCCGCATCGAAGACGATCTTGTCACCATCAGCGTCGACACCACAGGCGAGTCCCTTCACAAGCGCGGCTTCAAGGAAGCGGTCAACAAAGCTCCTATGCGCGAAACCATGGCCGCCATGTTCCTGCGCCAATGTGGCTTCGACGGTTCCGAGCCAATCCTTGATCCCATGTGCGGCTCGGGCACCTTCCCGATTGAAGCCGCTGAAATCGCCGCTGGTCTCCTGCCCGGTCGCGCGCGTTCTTTCGCCTTCGAACAGCTCCCCGGTTTCAAGCCAAAGGCTTGGGCCGAGCTGCGCGCTGCCGTCCCGCCGAGCAAATCGACCGATATCCGCTTTTACGGCTCAGATCGTGATGCGGGCGCCATCCGTATGGCTGGGGAGAATGCGGAACGCTCCAGCGTTTCAGCCCTCACGATATTCGAGCAAAAGAACATCGAAGACCTCGCCCCACCGTGCGAGCAGCCAGGCCTCATCATCGTCAATCCGCCCTATGGCAGCCGCATTGGCCAAAAGGGCCCGCTGATCGCCGTCCACAAAACCCTCGGCACCGTGCTCAAGACCCGCTTCAAGGGCTGGCGCGTTGGCATTATCACCGCCGATAAGCAGCTCGCCCAGGCCACCGGTCTTAAATTTGAACCACAGTTGCCCACCGTGCTGCACGGCGGCATCCGCGTCGCCCTCTATCGCACCGCGCCACTAACATAA
- a CDS encoding CsbD family protein, producing MDWNRIEGGWKQFAGKAKEQWGKLTDDDIAQINGNREQLEGKLQERYGKTKDELRKEVDDWSSRF from the coding sequence ATGGACTGGAACCGTATCGAAGGTGGCTGGAAGCAGTTTGCTGGCAAGGCCAAGGAACAGTGGGGCAAGCTCACTGACGACGACATCGCCCAGATCAACGGCAACCGTGAACAGCTCGAAGGTAAGCTTCAAGAGCGTTACGGGAAAACCAAAGACGAACTCCGCAAGGAAGTCGATGATTGGTCCAGCCGCTTCTAA
- a CDS encoding response regulator: protein MSPLKRLLVVEDDALLLLFLIDDLAERGLEAVAASSARTGARRMAENIDALITDIELGDGPNGLALARLASQYRPGLPIVIVSGGVTPKPEDLPKGAIFIPKPYSIDRILSALEKQRVTRAA, encoded by the coding sequence ATGAGCCCACTCAAGCGCCTCCTCGTCGTCGAAGACGATGCCTTACTGCTTCTATTCCTGATCGACGATCTCGCCGAACGCGGCTTGGAAGCCGTTGCCGCCAGCAGTGCCCGCACGGGTGCCCGTCGCATGGCTGAAAACATCGACGCGCTCATCACTGATATCGAACTGGGCGATGGTCCCAATGGCTTGGCCTTGGCCCGCCTCGCGTCCCAATATCGCCCCGGCCTGCCCATCGTGATTGTCTCGGGTGGCGTCACGCCCAAGCCCGAGGACCTCCCCAAGGGCGCGATCTTTATTCCCAAACCCTACAGCATCGACCGGATACTCTCCGCTTTGGAAAAGCAGCGCGTCACCCGCGCCGCCTAA
- a CDS encoding PQQ-dependent sugar dehydrogenase, giving the protein MVQKIVAITSVWALMVAGAVAQGEPVPVGEANGRGQVPAFEGQTRATQPDNLLKTKSTVIAQGLPHLWAMEFLPDGRMLVTAKEGAMHIVAPDGTVSAPIAGVPEVDARGQGGLLDVALAYDFETSGRIFFSFAEPRSDGNGTSVASAVLVADDKGGAVLEDVNVIFRQTPSYDGDKHYGSRIVPTADGALYVTVGERSDRPMRPQAQELASGLGKVFKIDGEGKAAADNPLLDVEGALPEIWSFGHRNAQAATLDGEGRLWVVEHGARGGDELNLPEAGLNYGWPDVAYGVEYSGQAIGQGVTADAETQQPVYYWDPVIAPSGMAYYEGNEFPELDGAFLVGGLVGKAVVVLHMDGERVKHEERIPVGARVRDVKVGPDGAIYAVTEGGGSTIVRISQGD; this is encoded by the coding sequence ATGGTGCAGAAGATCGTGGCGATAACGTCCGTCTGGGCCTTGATGGTTGCTGGTGCGGTGGCACAGGGCGAACCTGTTCCGGTCGGTGAAGCAAATGGGCGCGGGCAGGTGCCAGCGTTTGAAGGCCAGACGCGCGCGACCCAACCCGATAACTTGCTCAAGACCAAGAGCACGGTGATTGCGCAGGGGCTGCCGCATCTCTGGGCCATGGAATTTTTGCCCGATGGGCGCATGCTGGTGACGGCCAAAGAAGGCGCGATGCATATCGTTGCGCCGGATGGGACGGTGAGCGCGCCGATTGCGGGCGTGCCGGAGGTTGATGCGCGCGGGCAGGGCGGATTGCTCGACGTGGCGCTGGCTTATGACTTTGAAACCTCGGGACGGATTTTCTTCTCGTTTGCCGAGCCGCGGAGCGATGGCAACGGGACCAGTGTCGCCTCGGCGGTTTTGGTGGCAGATGACAAGGGCGGCGCAGTGCTAGAAGACGTCAACGTTATCTTCCGTCAAACCCCAAGCTATGACGGGGATAAGCACTACGGCTCGCGCATCGTGCCAACCGCTGATGGGGCGCTTTATGTAACGGTTGGCGAGCGGTCTGATCGTCCGATGCGACCGCAAGCGCAAGAACTCGCCAGCGGTCTGGGCAAGGTGTTCAAGATCGATGGTGAGGGCAAGGCGGCGGCGGATAATCCGCTGCTTGACGTTGAGGGCGCATTGCCGGAAATCTGGAGCTTTGGGCATCGCAATGCGCAGGCGGCAACGCTTGATGGTGAGGGCCGGCTGTGGGTCGTTGAGCACGGCGCGCGCGGTGGCGATGAGCTAAACCTGCCCGAAGCTGGCCTTAACTACGGCTGGCCGGATGTCGCTTACGGCGTCGAGTATTCAGGGCAAGCCATTGGGCAGGGTGTGACCGCGGACGCGGAAACCCAGCAGCCGGTTTACTATTGGGACCCAGTGATCGCGCCTTCAGGCATGGCCTATTATGAAGGCAATGAATTCCCCGAGCTGGATGGCGCATTTCTGGTTGGCGGGCTTGTGGGCAAGGCCGTCGTGGTGCTGCACATGGATGGCGAACGGGTGAAGCACGAAGAGCGCATTCCTGTCGGCGCGCGCGTACGCGATGTGAAGGTCGGGCCTGATGGGGCGATCTATGCAGTGACTGAGGGCGGTGGCTCGACAATCGTGCGGATTAGCCAGGGCGACTAA
- a CDS encoding diacylglycerol kinase family protein, producing MSENRYHVILNANSGTAHSLGVTKESLQALFESHGLNAEIDADSDKDFDDRMKAAVDSPANIIVAAGGDGTITGLADVIIETDKALAILPLGTVNALAKDLNIPLDLEEAVAALATGHPMQIDVGEVNGKAFLHKVVVGVIPGMAAAREHIRGSDDPTAKVGLIRYMFRRIQRAKRIAVVFERADGSRTIERLHSLAVSSNAYDQGLGRFFSRSKLDQGFLTLYTLRHFRTWDFFRLVFGMMFGKWQSDPELNIESMQSLTVDFRKPQMQVMFDGEVMLLDTPMKFTIRPLALTVIVPETVSTEIAA from the coding sequence ATGTCTGAAAATCGCTATCACGTCATTCTCAATGCCAATTCTGGCACCGCTCATTCCTTGGGTGTCACCAAGGAATCCCTCCAAGCCCTCTTTGAAAGCCACGGCCTCAACGCCGAAATCGACGCCGATTCCGACAAGGATTTTGACGATCGCATGAAAGCGGCTGTCGACAGCCCCGCCAATATTATCGTGGCCGCTGGCGGCGATGGCACCATCACCGGACTAGCAGACGTTATTATCGAGACCGACAAAGCGCTCGCCATTCTCCCGCTTGGCACCGTCAATGCCCTCGCCAAAGACCTCAATATTCCGCTCGATCTCGAGGAGGCCGTGGCCGCCCTGGCCACCGGCCATCCAATGCAAATCGACGTCGGCGAGGTGAATGGCAAAGCCTTCCTTCATAAGGTCGTTGTCGGCGTCATCCCCGGCATGGCCGCCGCGCGCGAGCACATCCGCGGCAGCGACGATCCAACCGCCAAAGTTGGCCTTATCCGCTATATGTTCCGCCGTATTCAGCGCGCCAAACGCATCGCTGTGGTCTTTGAACGCGCCGACGGCTCCCGCACGATCGAACGTTTGCACTCGCTGGCTGTCTCGTCCAACGCCTATGACCAGGGACTGGGACGCTTCTTCTCACGCTCCAAGCTCGATCAGGGTTTTTTGACCCTTTACACGCTGCGCCACTTCCGCACCTGGGACTTTTTCCGCCTCGTGTTCGGCATGATGTTTGGCAAGTGGCAGAGCGATCCGGAGCTAAATATCGAATCCATGCAATCGCTCACCGTCGACTTCCGTAAGCCGCAGATGCAGGTGATGTTTGATGGCGAAGTCATGCTGCTCGACACGCCCATGAAGTTCACCATCCGCCCCTTGGCCCTAACCGTCATCGTGCCTGAAACTGTATCGACTGAGATCGCCGCGTGA